One Sphingobacteruim zhuxiongii DNA window includes the following coding sequences:
- the rlmH gene encoding 23S rRNA (pseudouridine(1915)-N(3))-methyltransferase RlmH, translating to MKISLICIGKTDDKYIEQGIEIYTKRLKHYCNFQIIVIPDIKNVKNLTEAQQKEKESQLILKNISNQDYVMLLDERGKEYSSIEFSSFLEKQMVGSVAHIVLVIGGPYGFDQQVYDRANAKLSLSRMTFSHQMVRLFFVEQLYRAHTIMRGEPYHHE from the coding sequence ATGAAGATTAGCCTAATATGTATTGGTAAAACCGATGATAAGTATATTGAACAGGGTATCGAGATCTACACCAAGCGATTGAAACATTACTGTAATTTTCAGATCATTGTAATTCCTGATATAAAGAATGTAAAAAATCTAACCGAGGCGCAGCAAAAAGAAAAGGAATCACAATTGATCCTTAAAAATATAAGTAATCAAGATTACGTTATGTTACTGGATGAGCGAGGTAAAGAATATTCTTCAATAGAGTTTTCATCTTTTTTAGAGAAGCAAATGGTCGGAAGTGTTGCACATATCGTATTGGTAATAGGCGGTCCCTATGGCTTCGATCAACAAGTCTACGATCGTGCAAATGCAAAGTTGTCTTTGTCTAGAATGACTTTTTCTCATCAGATGGTACGCTTGTTCTTTGTAGAACAATTATATCGAGCACATACGATTATGCGTGGTGAGCCTTACCATCATGAATAA
- a CDS encoding YceI family protein — translation MKKITLLSAIAALVLASCAGNPEGKKAETKDSVATTTDSLAVTGVAYTVDAAASKVVWTGTKVTGKHTGTVAIKSGTINVENGSVTGGNFVLDMTTISSTDLEGEYKEKLDGHLKADDFFGVATHPEASFAITEVKPGTGAGDLSVSGNLTIKGVSKNITFDAKVVESTETGVKATANFNIVRADWGVTYEGKSDDLISKEINFDVTLVAKK, via the coding sequence ATGAAAAAAATCACATTACTTTCAGCGATTGCAGCGCTAGTTCTTGCGTCATGTGCTGGAAACCCAGAAGGAAAAAAAGCGGAAACAAAAGATTCAGTAGCAACTACAACAGACTCGTTAGCAGTAACTGGCGTAGCTTATACAGTTGATGCAGCAGCATCAAAAGTTGTTTGGACTGGTACTAAAGTGACTGGCAAGCATACAGGAACTGTAGCTATTAAATCTGGTACTATCAACGTTGAAAACGGATCAGTAACAGGTGGTAATTTCGTGTTAGATATGACTACGATCAGCTCTACAGATTTAGAAGGTGAATACAAAGAGAAATTAGACGGTCACTTGAAAGCTGATGACTTTTTTGGTGTAGCTACTCATCCTGAAGCTTCTTTCGCAATTACAGAAGTTAAACCAGGTACTGGTGCTGGCGATTTATCAGTTTCAGGTAACTTGACAATCAAAGGTGTAAGTAAAAATATTACATTCGATGCGAAGGTTGTTGAATCGACAGAAACAGGCGTTAAAGCAACTGCAAACTTCAACATCGTAAGAGCAGATTGGGGAGTAACTTATGAAGGTAAGTCTGACGATTTAATTTCAAAAGAAATCAACTTTGACGTTACTTTAGTAGCGAAAAAATAA